The genomic region ATCCTAGTCCTGTGAAATAAGATATGGGCTATCCTAGTACTGTGAAATAAGATACTGGCTATTTTTATTCTATGAAACAATAAACTGCTTATCCTGGTTGTCTGAAATAAGTCCAGTGAAATGATATTGTATGTCCTAATCCTGTGAAATAGAATATTGGCTATCCTAGTCCTGTGAATTAAGATATCTGGTTTTGAAGCCATGTGAAATAAGAAATTGGCTAGAATTGCTCTGTGAAGTAAAATATTGgctattgtttaaatgtgaatAAAGCTTTTGGCTATTATACACAAGCAAAATTAGATATTGGCTATAATTGCGTTGTGAAATAAGCCATTAGCTATAATCTTCATGTAAAATATGCCATAGTTTTTGATAACATAAAGAACCATAGCAAGTCATGTGTACATCAAATGATTTTATGAGCACAATTGTTGAGCGATGAGAAAGTTACAATAACactatcgatttaaaaaatctgacaatcaaTTTATTAGTTAAAACTATATGAAAACAAAAACCAACAgttgtttatacatttttttttaataatgacatGAATTTGTGACAAAAACGATGTAAAAATGGTATGAAGGAGACAAACAATCTTTTATAACTGTAATAACCatatataattttcttaaaatgagAACCCAATCAACTTGTCTGCCATACAAATATAACAAGCATGAATGAAGCAGGATTTCAGTACATATAACAGAAGAAAAAGTACATTGCCAACAGGGGCAACCTCAGTAATGGCATATGACTTATATGGCTACAGATCTGAAAGACTATAGCCAACTTGTATGATACTCCCCAGCATAAAAAGGGAAATTACTGTGATTCAATATTTATGAAAAGCTTTCATCAatctgtaacaatgtattatgttgaCACCAAACCATATGTTGATATAATTGAagaatgtatataaacatatataccaCATCCATTTTAAATGGTCCTTTCAAAATGTGCACTTGACATGTCTTTGTTCAAAATtatgtacgaaaaaaaatatatagatttcaTCAGGTTTATGAGGCTGTGTTTAAGTCAACACAACAAAGTTCATTCTAAAGCAATCAAAACATGTGTGTGAATAATCCTTCAtgaattacatttatcaatgcaATTAGTAGATTAAAACTTCTTTTTCAGCTTACAAAATTAAGCCAAATTAATGGGTCAGAATTATTTGTTCAACTAAAGCAGCTTTATACCCATACTGTTATTTAGAATAATTGCAAATGAACACGtctattttaaacacattttgcGGCTTAATTATGCTAAGGAAATGGTGGATGACCTCTATACCacgaaaacaattataacaaattaaacacccttttGGGAAATAACCGTGTATCTACATCTCTACTCAGTTGACTATATAACTTTTAGCTGCATGTTGATCTTACATCGTCCCCTAAATTTAATACAAGGGGGTCAAACATGATTTATATAGCAGAGAAAATACGAATTATATGCACAAGGACATGGAAgaacatttgaaataaacttaCATTCAAAGTAAACCATGTATTCACCTTATGAAATTATATACCATATAGCCAGCTATATACATtaacatgcattttataataacaaattataaGTCTTATTATGGTTGCTCATAGTACCAAACCATAATAAGACTTACATTACAGaggttatttacattaaataaattatccCCAATGACTTCTTTAACATTTTTTCtcacaattttttatatatttttttaacatttttaagtcgTTTAACATTAATtgcaaaagaaaacaataacatgAATTTGCAAGTTGTAAAGCTCACATCAAAGACATCTTACATCATTACAATGTTTCAAGACATCCTATCATAAGTCTGCGCATGAAACCATACAGCACTTTACAACAAGAATTCTCGACTCGACACGTATATTTTGGGTTTCCATTCAGCActggtgttgggcgcgtggccaattcactgaaacactatcaatatgtcataaaacaacatttttcatcactttgacaaaaacaaattctgatataatatacattgtacatgaactttcatatatatatatatatgttcatatatattatatcagaatttgttttgtcaaagtgatgaaaagtgttttttatgacatattgatagtgttaatcAGTGAATTGGCCATTATTAAGCCCAACACCTGTGACCATTCAGAGCCTGTTTACTGCAACCAACTGAATATGCATCCATGTAAAATGTAGCATTGTATCCCAAAACATAAGTTGTTTCGTCAAACATGTTTGATATAACAGGCAGTCTTTGAAAAATCTAGTAAAGGAAAGTAGATATTTTTACAGCTTTATATAAAGACAtattattaatttgataaaaaaagtattatctTTGAAAGTTTAAATTCATTTGCCACAAACAGCAAATCTGTACTGTTATTAACAAATCCTACTAACATCAAATTATCATTGCAATATTAATTTTCCTTTCTTATCCTTATATAAGCATTATGTGTGTATCAAACTATACAAGAATAAAACTTAAAGTTGCTTTTAAACAGAAACTAATGACactttaaaacagaaaactaaCAAAGATGGATCATTCAGGTGACTGTCTTTTCTTCTTCAAAGAGTGTCTGTATATCATCGCCATGCCAACCCCAGCTGGACCATCACCTGGTTACCGTGGTAACACAGGGAAATCCCTGGGGCTTACCGACCTCATCCTCCTCCCATGGGTGGGGAGGCAGGGCCACCTGCGGGAGAGAATGATACATGGTGTTCGTAAAGCACATGTAATACATTTGAAAGTTGCTCttgaaaaacagggtttaatacatTTGCGTgaagtgttgacccagattagcctgtgcaggggtttttctagccattttgggtaaaggagtctggtcaaatagggatttttttttatcgataaaatggcaaagtTGGGAATTTTTTATCTACAAAATGGACAAAATCAGGATTTTTTGtatcaacaaatattaaaacatcaggccttttcctggcccttttagaaaaaaaatcatataaattatagttatatactttgtgagatgttcataaaataaaattctgatataataataattggacaattctttctaaaaaaaatctaaaaaaataatatttttttaaattgggaatttttttacaatttcggtTTGGGAACAGGTTCatttgctttgggatcgggtccgttttaaGGCAtattttacatagcagaaaaaccCCTGCTGTGCAGTATGCACAAGCTAATTTATTTTTTAGAAGAGACTGCTTTGAAAatcaaaattccataaaagccagAAATGACGTTAtcattagcctttgcagtctgcacagaacGACACTTTTAGCCcgtgcatttagccctgttttacCAGATCAAGGCTCATTTATACtttattcaataaagaaataCTTGGCATGCACAAAGGTTATTGAAAATAAGGCTATCTACAAATTATgaaacaacacattttttattaaacacaatttaagcaaacttttttatgatacatgtaaatgCACCAAATTTCCATTGGCGAGTAAATAAGAATCCACATTAAGATAAAATGGTTTGTGTTATATGTACACAGTACTTCacactttatttaatattttcatttaaacaattcTAACATTTTGCTATTATGTACCGGTAatataattaaccctttcccactcagaagcaaagagaagatgcctatgtgcaaacagcataaaaccagaacagcctgcgagtaacttgcactctgttcaggtttaatgctgtttgctgctctgacattagtatctaagggttcgaAATGAAGCCTTATAAACTTTAACCTGACTAGAAAGGTCTTtagttaaatgtaactttctaaatgactgcaaatgcgtcaaaatacgtatctaagtggtaaagggttaaattgtgTACGTTTATCAAAACGTTTcatgaaatacattttttgacTCTTACCCTGACCTCCTCGGAAGCCACCCATTCTTCTTTGTGGACGGCCCCCACTGCAAATAGGCAAATGGTCTCATGAATGATGACTACTATTTTCTTAAATTCTCACAAACAAACAACTACATGAATATAAATAGTAACAGAAATTGTATCATTTGTTTAATTCCTTGAATGTAAGAGTGATACAACTCCCTCCCTGTTTTACTGGCATACCTATGTTAACGTATCAAACATAAAGCTAATAATATGAAATTTAATGTTTTCGCATTGATGTTTAAACCTGTTACATGTAGCTGCTGTTTAATCAGGAATCTAATATTTGAACCGCTCTCTCGGAAAAcgaggcttaaagcatgtgcataaagtgtcatcccagattagcctgtacaatctgCAAGCAGGGACAACGCTTTTTGCTTTCATGGttagtttttgtgtttttttttatgaagtctcttctaagacAAAGTCCAGTCTAGGCAAACAGTgtttccatgattagcctgtgcagacacaaatgcattaagccctgttttcacacaATGAGGCTCATTCAAATTAAGTTTGAGTTACAACATACCCTCCGTCATTGCCTGCTTTGTAGTCTGTGGAATAACTGTTTCCATACTTTGTTTTGCTTGGCTGAAATACAGTGCAATGTTCACAATGCATGGACGTGAACTTAAGAAGAAATTTCATATTtacttttgttttacaaattactCTTAAGTCTGAAAAAGTTCTCACATATGGTGATAAGCTCATTCAAAATGAAATTTGGTTGATTCCAATTACTTCTTCAGCCTTTTCTCATAATATTCGTAATCCCTGTTTTTTGTTATGTTAACAGTGGTTTGAACATGGCCTCTAATTCAGGGACGTTAGAGGTGGGTAAGAGAGGGTTGTCACCTCCGTAAGTGgaatttgttattaaatttatcATGTGTAATGATGTTTGGAGAGATAATGACTCTTAAAGAGAAAACAGCTATAAAGTCATTGATAACAATacacaaaaattgttttaacatttaacacTTTCTGGCAATGAAGATAAGCATAATCCTGATTCAATATATTCCCCAATACATCCATATAAACCAGACTCTTTCTATTACCA from Dreissena polymorpha isolate Duluth1 chromosome 5, UMN_Dpol_1.0, whole genome shotgun sequence harbors:
- the LOC127831385 gene encoding selenoprotein K-like; protein product: MVYISSGQIEQSQSVWRLSLISEFFWGIINFVVLFFQTMVSPSKTKYGNSYSTDYKAGNDGGGGRPQRRMGGFRGGQGGPASPPMGGG